The Antricoccus suffuscus genome segment GAGCTCGAGCTCGTCGGCGGCCTCGCGACTCATGAGGGACACGACTCGATGCGGCCCGGCCTGCATCTCGACCTTCGCCATCACGGTGTCCTTGACGACGTTGGTCACGAGGCCGACGAATCGGTTGCGCGCGGATTCCCGAATGACTGGCTCGGGTGTGGGGCGGTCGGTGGAGCGGGCGAGTTCCTCGGCGAAGCGGGCGAGGTCTGCGCCCTCAATAGCGAGGCGGCCGTTTTCGGTCATCGTCGCGACTCGTCCGGCGTCAGCCCATCGCCGAAGTGTGTCGTCGCTGACGCCCAGGAGGTTTGCGGCCTCACGAATCCGAAACTTTGTCATGCGACAAATATAGCCGCAAGTGTGTCTGCACCTGCGTCTAGGAGCGGCGTACGCGGGACCCGGACTGTTTTATCTCCGCAACTGCGGACACTGCTTGGCCCGGATGGTGAGGTGAGCGGATGGACCATAATGGCCTTCGGGGCAGATCCGAGGAGTTAGGTGACCTGATGCCAGAGCACGTTGTCTCGTTGAACACCGATATCGGAGAGGGGTACGGCGCGTGGCGGATCGCCGATGACGCCGCCCTTCTGGGCGTCGTAACGGATGCCAACATGGCTTGCGGGTTTCACGCCGGCGACCCCGACATCATGCGCCAGACGTGCGAGACGGCCGCGGCAAACGGCGTCGGTATCGGTGCCCAGGTCGGCTTCCACGACATCATCGGTTTTGGGCGTCGCTTCATCGAAATCTCCCGCGCCAGCTTGACCAACGACCTCATCTACCAGCTCGGCGCGTTGTCGGCGTTCGCCGAACTCGTCGGATCGCCGGTCGCATACGTAAAAGCGCACGGCGCGCTTTATCACGCCGCGGTCCAGCACGAGCAGTACGCCGGCGCCGTGATCGACGCGATTCGGTCGTTCGATGCGTCGCTGCCGTTTCTGTGCCAACCGGGCACATCCTTCTCGGCGCGCGCCGAGAAGGCCGGTCTGCGCACCGTCCGCGAGGGCTACATTGATCGTGCCTATCAGCCGGACGGGCTGCTCGTTCCCCGCGGAACGCCGGACGCGGTCATCACCGACATCGACGAAGCGTGCC includes the following:
- a CDS encoding TOBE domain-containing protein; the protein is MTKFRIREAANLLGVSDDTLRRWADAGRVATMTENGRLAIEGADLARFAEELARSTDRPTPEPVIRESARNRFVGLVTNVVKDTVMAKVEMQAGPHRVVSLMSREAADELELKPGTLAVASVKSTNVVIEVPVQP
- a CDS encoding LamB/YcsF family protein, translating into MPEHVVSLNTDIGEGYGAWRIADDAALLGVVTDANMACGFHAGDPDIMRQTCETAAANGVGIGAQVGFHDIIGFGRRFIEISRASLTNDLIYQLGALSAFAELVGSPVAYVKAHGALYHAAVQHEQYAGAVIDAIRSFDASLPFLCQPGTSFSARAEKAGLRTVREGYIDRAYQPDGLLVPRGTPDAVITDIDEACRRAVAMAQSGEITAIDGSVIAMPVDSVCIHSDSPGASEVAQAVRAALIDAGIALSRIE